Part of the Nostoc sp. PCC 7524 genome is shown below.
AGTCAGCTAACATTCCATCGCGTACACGGGGGCTACTGTTGACAATGGCTTGAGCCGCTTCTAAATTCTCCGCCTGAATTACCCACAGCCCCGTTCCATCGTGAGGAAAAAACGGGCCACAGCACAGTAGTGTTCCTTTCTCCTGCTGCTCACGAAACCAAGCCAGTTGGTCTTGGTCATGTTCTGGGTGAACCTTTTTATACTCGTAATACTCTGGAACAGTGGCTACGACAACGGCAAACAGTTTAGACATATGCTCTTGTTAAATGATTTATCTGCTTGTGTAATGGTATTTTTAGGGCGCAGTCCATTGCAACCCATCAAATGGGAATCCTCATAATAGTTGCGTTCCTCACCATTATGAAAATCTTGAAATTCTTAGAGGAAAAGAGTGATCGCTTTTTATTCTTAGAGGAAAATATAGGAGCGATCGCCCCCTCTCCCCCACACCCCAACACCCCATGACAAACATCCACAA
Proteins encoded:
- a CDS encoding YciI family protein, with product MSKLFAVVVATVPEYYEYKKVHPEHDQDQLAWFREQQEKGTLLCCGPFFPHDGTGLWVIQAENLEAAQAIVNSSPRVRDGMLADSARVVEWQVHIGHERFER